Proteins found in one Oenanthe melanoleuca isolate GR-GAL-2019-014 chromosome 24, OMel1.0, whole genome shotgun sequence genomic segment:
- the ACAD8 gene encoding isobutyryl-CoA dehydrogenase, mitochondrial isoform X2, with amino-acid sequence MPPVPLGAMRMLAVPGGQQQQQEEEEEREEAALGSGARYAKGQGRLPSLPPRPGRRAAPRAGLQLPACPAGSRPREEERPRTAMAMAWRAAPRAAARLLLGRRGIASCIDPSMGLTEDQKEFQKVALDFAAKEMAPYMAEWDEKEIFPVETMRKAAQLGFGGIYVKPDVGGSGLSRLDTSIIFEALSTGCTSTTAYMSIHNMCVWMIDTFGNEEQRRRFCPSLCSMEKFASYCLTEPGSGSDAASLLTSAQRKGDTYVLNGSKAFISGGGDTDVYVVMCRTGGPGPKGISCLVLEKGMPGLSFGKKEKKVGWNSQPTRAVIFEDCVVPVGNRLGAEGQGFSIAMQGLNGGRINIASCSLGAAHASVLLAQEHLSVRKQFGEPLANNQYLQFRLAEMATRLVAARLMVRNAARALQDGREDAAVLCSMAKLFATDECFGVQTRS; translated from the exons ATGCCGCCTGTGCCGCTCGGGGCGATGAGGATGCTGGCGGTGCCGggcgggcagcagcagcagcaggaggaggaggaggagcgggaggaaGCCGCGCTCGGAAGCGGTGCCCGCTATGCAAAGGGGCAGGGCCGGCTCCCCTcgctccctccccgcccggGGAGGCGGGCGGCTCCGAGGGCAGGACTACAGCTCCCAGCCTGCCCCGCCGGGAGCCGGCCCCGGGAAGAGGAGCGGCCCCGCACGGCCATGGCCATGGCGTGGCGAGCGGCCCCGCGGGCGGCTGCGCGGCTGCTGCTGGGGCGCCGGGGGATCGCGTCCTGCATCGACC CATCCATGGGACTGACTGAGGATCAGAAGGAATTCCAAAAAGTTGCCCTTGATTTTGCTGCCAAGGAGATGGCTCCTTACATGGCCGAGTGGGATGAGAAG GAAATATTCCCTGTGGAAACGATGAGGAAGGCAGCCCAGCTAGGATTTGGTGGGATCTATGTGAAACCAGACGTTGGTGGCTCTGGATTGTCACGACTTGACACCTCGATAATCTTTGAAGCTCTGTCAACAGGATGCACCAGCACCACTGCTTACATGAGCATCCACAA CATGTGTGTTTGGATGATTGACACCTTTGGCAACGAGGAGCAGCGGCGCAGGTTCTGCCCCTCTCTCTGTAGCATGGAAAAATTTGCCTCTTACTGCCTGACTGAGCCAG GGAGTGGCAGTGATGCAGCTTCTCTGCTGACCTCAGCTCAGAGGAAAGGGGACACCTATGTCCTGAATGGCTCCAAG GCCTTCATCAGCGGGGGAGGTGACACCGACGTGTACGTGGTCATGTGTCGCACCGGGGGCCCTGGCCCCAAGGGCATCTCCTGCCTCgtgctggagaagggaatgccagggctcagctttggcaagaaggagaagaag GTGGGTTGGAATTCCCAGCCGACTCGGGCTGTGATCTTTGAGGACTGCGTTGTTCCTGTGGGCAACCGGCTGGGAGCTGAAGGGCAGGGATTCAGCATCGCCATGCAGGGGCTCAATGGAGGCAGGATAAACATCG CTTCTTGCTCGTTAGGAGCTGCTCACGCCTCAGTTCTCCTGGCTCAGGAGCACCTCAGTGTCCGCAAACAGTTCGGGGAACCCCTCGCCAACAACCAG TACCTGCAGTTCCGGCTGGCAGAGATGGCCACGCGGCTGGTGGCAGCGCGGCTCATGGTTCGCAACGCTGCGCGGGCGCTGCAGGACGGCCGGGAGGACGcggctgtgctctgctccatggCCAAGCTCTTTGCCACCGACGAGTGCTTCGGG